TCGTGGGACGGGTCTTCTGGCAGAGCCCCGCGCCGGGGTAATCGGGTTTCTTCGCTTCGCGATTCGCGTAGGGTTGGCTCCGTCCCGCGGGTGATAGAGGCGGGCAGAGGAGCGGGATCCGATCGCATGGAGGTCGAAACGATGCGGATCGCGATCCTGGCATTCTTCGCGGCGGGGATGGGGTCGGCGCCGGCGGGCGCCGTCCAGGAACCTGCCAAGGACGCCCTCCGGCAGGCGCTCAAGGACACCGATCTCGAGGGCGACTGGATCTACGACGACGTGGCCGCCGGGTTCGCCCAGGCTCGCGCGACGGGCAAACCCCTCCTCATCGTTTTCCGCTGAGTCCCCTGAGCGGCCTGCAAAGGCATCGACGGACAGGTTGCCCGTCGCGAGGATCCCGAGCTGTCGCGCCTTCTGGAACGATTCGTCTGCGTCCGGGTCGTGCAGGCGTGGGGGATGGATCTGTCGCTCTTTCAGTTCGATTACGAGCTGACGTGGGCGGCTCTGTTCATGAACGCGGACCGCGCGGTCTACGGCCGCTACGGAAGCCGATTCGGGAAGGGAGGCCGGGAGGTGACGGTCGAGGGCTTCAAAAAGGCTCTCGAGGGCGCGCTGGAGCTGCACGCGGCCTATCCCGCCAACAGGGCGGCGCTCGCCGGCAAGAAGGGGCCCGCGCCGCCGTTTCCGACGCCCGAGGCGATCCCCGCGCTGCGGGGAAAGCCGAACGTCCGTCCGGCCGACGGCACCCGCGGGAACTGCATCCATTGCCACCAGGCCCACGATGCGACGCTCTGGTCCCTGCGGGATCAGGGCAGGGCTCTGCCGGACAACCTCGTCTGGCCGTATCCGGCGCCCGAGCAGGTGGGGCTTTCGCTGGATCCCCGCGAGCGCGCGCTGGTGGCGGCGGTGGCTCCCGAATCCCCGGCGCAGAGGGGCGGCTTCCGCGCAGGCGACCGGATCGTAACGCTCGACGGGCAGCCGATCCTCTCGATCGCGGACGTTCAGTGGGTGCTTCACCAGGCGCGCGAACCGGTGACCC
This genomic interval from Planctomycetota bacterium contains the following:
- a CDS encoding Trx7/PDZ domain-containing (seleno)protein, which gives rise to MDGQVARREDPELSRLLERFVCVRVVQAWGMDLSLFQFDYELTWAALFMNADRAVYGRYGSRFGKGGREVTVEGFKKALEGALELHAAYPANRAALAGKKGPAPPFPTPEAIPALRGKPNVRPADGTRGNCIHCHQAHDATLWSLRDQGRALPDNLVWPYPAPEQVGLSLDPRERALVAAVAPESPAQRGGFRAGDRIVTLDGQPILSIADVQWVLHQAREPVTLRAELERDGSAARAELALAEGWRRKGDFTWRVVTWSLRHRLLGTEPLQALSADERRALGVPDGAMALRVKGFPPDWVKEQNRAARQKFRPGDVLVEADGRRDLATEAALLGYLLQKKRPGQTADFTVLRDGRRERVTLALP